GGCCACGAAACGGGCAAAGTGAAGGATAAAACACTCCCCCCTCATGGGCATCGGGCCAGAGTTGGGGGTTTTATTTATAAGGTTTTTGGAATCTCTCAGGGGGATCACTGTGAGGATTGCCGTTGGCTCAACAAACCCCACCAAGGTTCTGGCCGTTAAAGAGGTCATGGAGATGATCTACGGGGATGTTGAAGTCTTTGGCGTTGAAGTCGACAGCGGAGTGCCAGACCAGCCCGTTGGAATGGAGGAGACCATCAGGGGGGCAATAAACCGCGCCAGGCAGGCCCTGGAAAAGGGGAAAGCGGACATAGGGGTTGGAATAGAAGCGGGCGTTTACCCGGCCCCAAACTCGCTCACGGGCTATTTCGACATCCAGTTCTGCGCTATCCTGGATAGGGAGGGGCAGATCACCATAGGGCACGGGCCGGGTTTTGAGTATCCGCCCTACGTGGTCGAGAGGATAAAAGAGGGAGTCGAGGCTGGAAAGGCCATGGACGAGCTCGTCGGGGAGAAGGGCTTAAAGAAGAAAACCGGCGCCATAGGGTACCTCACGCGCGGAATCCTCCCAAGAAAGGAGCTGAACAAGCTCGCCGTGCTCATGGCCATGGTTCCACGCATGAACCCGGAACTCTTCGGTTTGAGAAATGTGCCCTCCCCGACCGCCCCCCGATCACCGCTCACGGGGGTGTGAGAAGGGAGGGCAGAGAAAATTATGTCCGGGGATTTTAAGCGTTTTCCCCTGCCCCCATTCTCGATGACCTGGGTGTGCTGTCCAGCCCTGGGTCAGCTAAACCTTGGCCCCTCTCCTCGGTACTTGTAGCGCTTCTCCTCTTTGAGAACCCCTCGGTCTGCCCTTTATGTATTCATGCCTTTCGTCACCAAATCCTCGCCCAGAAGGGTTTCAAGGAGGAGTCTCAGGGGTTTGTTGTCCACAGTCTCAAGGGACGTCGTTACCTCCTCTACCGGCACCTTACCCCGCCTATACGAAACGTAGAGGTAGAGGGCATAAGCCGCAACCTTTGGGTCCCCCTCCCTGGTGACCTCCATGGCACTGGCTAAAAGGGGATCCTCCAGGAGCCTATCGGCAAGAGAGAGGAGCCCTTCTAAGTCGTCATTTTCAAGTGCGTTTTCCAGAGGAGTGTAGAACTCCTTGATAAGCTTTTTAGCAGCTCTCTCCCTTTCACCGAGGTCGAAGGTCTCCACTTTTTTGTTTCGGCTCAGGTAGTAAAAGATCGCCATAAGGGCAAACCCCAGCGCCAGGGCCAAGTAGATGCCCACTGGAAGCCCCGAGACTCCCCCAATGGTTCCCCCGTACCGAACCCTGATGTAATAAAGGATTACCAACCCGCCGATAATCCAGGCAAGCGCGACCCAAACGTAAGTGACGGGAAAAGAACTTCCAGCTTCCGCGGGGGGCTTTCTTCTGTTCTCATCGCTGAGGATGCTCTTTTCGGCTATATCAACAAGAGCCTGAAGCCGCTTTTTCCTGAGCTGAATCTGGTCAAGCACATCCTTAAGGCCAGTTCCGCTTGCTTCCAAAACCCATCCCCCGTCCGTAAATAACAAAGCTATGCGTCCAATAAACTTTTCTGAGAGGACAGAACCCGGTAGAACACGAACGCCCCCGGGATTATGTACACGTACTGGGTGAGGAATTTATAAAGAAAAGCAACTCCAACTGCCTTCCCGCCAATATCGAGCGCGAGCACGATGCCAAGCTCGTTTCCACCGATTCCCCCGGGCGTCCCAATAATTCCCAGAACAGTGGAATACAGGACGGCAACAAATGCACCAGTCAGTCTGAATTCCCATCCGAAAGCTCTTCCAGTTGAGATTAAAGCCAGAGAAGAAAAGAAAACTTGCGCAAGAGTCGAGAAAAAAGCCGCCGGAAGGTTACCCCTTTTGGCCAGCTTCCAGCCCGAGTAAAATTCATTTATGAACTTTTCCTGTCTCAGGAGTCTGAAGAGCCTTGCGATAAGCCTGTAAAGGGAGTCCTCATGAAAAATCGCCCACAGAAACAGAATTAAAGGGAAAACGGCATACCATGAGCCATCCAGCAGAAGAACAAAAAGCCCGGGCAAGAGCTCAAAGACGACAACCACAGAGTAAGCCCCAACTGAACGAACCCAACTAATTCCAAGGTATCTGCACTTGATGAGCGCCCCGAGGGCGGAGTTCACCGATATTGAAACGTAACCACCCATCAGGTTCAGGAGGAGCAGTTTTTTAAAGGACACCCCTGAGTGGCCAAGAATGAAGTACCAGGAGGCAGTGTACAGGAGAAAGGCCAAAATTCCTGCGGCAAATGCAACCAGCAGATACCGGGGTTCCCCGAGGTGAAAGTTGGAACCGTTGACCTCATTCCTGATCCGGTAGAGAAAAAAAGAGCACAATGAGAAGAGTAATCAAAAGGGAAAAGGCCTTTCGTTTTCTCAATATTTACTCCCCCGATTCCAAAAGCTCCCTAACGTACCTGGGCATCTGGAAGAGCGTCTCGTGCCTCTCCGGGTCATAGTAGTATAGCTTGAGCCCCTTTGCCCTTTCGAGGTCTACCTTTCTGAAATCTATGTCACCCTTTACGCCAACGAGGAAACTCCACGGTGAGGCATAGCCTATCACCGGGAAGCTGAAGTAA
This sequence is a window from Thermococcus zilligii AN1. Protein-coding genes within it:
- a CDS encoding lysylphosphatidylglycerol synthase domain-containing protein gives rise to the protein MAFLLYTASWYFILGHSGVSFKKLLLLNLMGGYVSISVNSALGALIKCRYLGISWVRSVGAYSVVVVFELLPGLFVLLLDGSWYAVFPLILFLWAIFHEDSLYRLIARLFRLLRQEKFINEFYSGWKLAKRGNLPAAFFSTLAQVFFSSLALISTGRAFGWEFRLTGAFVAVLYSTVLGIIGTPGGIGGNELGIVLALDIGGKAVGVAFLYKFLTQYVYIIPGAFVFYRVLSSQKSLLDA
- the yjjX gene encoding inosine/xanthosine triphosphatase; its protein translation is MRIAVGSTNPTKVLAVKEVMEMIYGDVEVFGVEVDSGVPDQPVGMEETIRGAINRARQALEKGKADIGVGIEAGVYPAPNSLTGYFDIQFCAILDREGQITIGHGPGFEYPPYVVERIKEGVEAGKAMDELVGEKGLKKKTGAIGYLTRGILPRKELNKLAVLMAMVPRMNPELFGLRNVPSPTAPRSPLTGV